In methanogenic archaeon ISO4-H5, the following are encoded in one genomic region:
- a CDS encoding peptidase M50 family (6 TMHs) produces MDIDRLRDVTPKGYSFSTIEVRDLLISVLVLSLAFLIMFRNASFSAYFEEHLGSLWAVGMLGMMIGIVALSFVAHELGHKFTAQKFGLWSEYRMFPMGLLLTLLMSFVGFLIAAPGVVYIKGFVDNEQDGKISVAGPVVNIILSLIGLAGCIAFNHSPVVIFFYLLFILNASLALFNLLPIGILDGAKVLRWNSSVWVLCIAIAGVLFLSRLTGMLPDFYYG; encoded by the coding sequence ATGGATATCGATAGGCTCAGGGACGTTACTCCGAAGGGTTACAGTTTCAGCACCATCGAGGTGCGCGACCTGCTCATCTCAGTACTGGTTCTGTCCCTGGCTTTCCTCATAATGTTCCGCAATGCCTCCTTCTCCGCTTATTTCGAGGAACACCTCGGAAGCCTCTGGGCGGTCGGCATGCTGGGTATGATGATCGGTATCGTGGCGCTCAGCTTCGTCGCCCACGAACTGGGTCACAAGTTCACGGCCCAGAAGTTCGGTCTGTGGTCCGAGTACAGGATGTTCCCCATGGGTCTCCTGTTAACCCTGCTGATGAGTTTCGTAGGATTCCTCATCGCAGCCCCCGGCGTGGTCTACATCAAGGGCTTCGTCGACAACGAACAGGATGGGAAAATCAGCGTGGCGGGACCCGTGGTCAACATCATCCTCTCGCTCATCGGCCTGGCGGGATGCATCGCGTTCAACCACAGCCCGGTTGTCATCTTCTTCTACCTGCTGTTCATCCTGAACGCATCGCTGGCACTGTTCAATCTCCTGCCCATAGGCATCCTCGACGGAGCCAAGGTATTGAGGTGGAACTCCTCCGTTTGGGTGCTGTGCATAGCAATCGCCGGAGTCCTGTTCCTTTCGAGACTGACCGGCATGCTTCCGGACTTCTATTACGGATGA